In Syntrophomonas wolfei subsp. wolfei str. Goettingen G311, a single window of DNA contains:
- a CDS encoding sensor histidine kinase, whose translation MYSVPWYAIVLIAVPQTILIIKIGFGLFNLQVHARQCLLATLIVSVVTYFLRKLPLMFGIHTIILVILLTILLVILQRIDFWRSLVAVLLGVMILGVIENSYLPLLLQFTSRNVMDLAEQPWFNIAAFLPGFLIGLLLYAFIRHRKFVLFDLKRAGEVQKPVNHGVYIIAVILLQSFLLVLIGAALLVNQQRFNIAVIVPWANMAILLVALLSIAAIKQLEENSRNSQRVQLLKSHLQQVELLLKVLQSQKHEYSRHIQAIQSLVYLKRYQEIKEYIEGIAEEYWHMEEVLYTSHPVLTGLLNSKRSFAESQGIELAVAVKCDPAGIPIPPWDLCSILGNLLDNAMEAALEDKGKPRVAIEFKYEFPYYVIYIQNNGARISAAEKQRIFEPGYTNKDSPARGYGLYLVSRLLERYQGTIEVTSKGQTSIIVRLADKGSNTAAGKSYSSLESWMTGG comes from the coding sequence ATGTATTCTGTACCCTGGTATGCTATTGTTCTTATCGCCGTACCACAAACCATCTTGATAATAAAAATTGGCTTTGGCTTGTTCAATTTGCAGGTGCATGCCCGCCAGTGTTTGCTGGCTACGCTGATAGTGTCGGTGGTTACTTACTTTTTGAGAAAGCTGCCTTTGATGTTTGGAATTCATACGATAATACTGGTTATCTTATTGACTATCCTTTTAGTAATTTTGCAGCGAATCGATTTTTGGCGAAGTTTGGTTGCAGTTTTACTGGGAGTTATGATATTAGGTGTAATTGAAAATTCCTATTTGCCGCTATTATTGCAGTTTACTTCCAGGAATGTGATGGACCTGGCGGAACAACCCTGGTTTAATATAGCTGCATTCCTGCCCGGATTCCTTATTGGCTTGCTTTTATATGCCTTTATCCGTCACCGCAAATTTGTCCTGTTTGATTTAAAAAGAGCTGGGGAAGTCCAAAAACCGGTTAATCATGGGGTATATATTATTGCGGTCATACTATTGCAGAGCTTTTTGCTGGTCTTGATCGGTGCTGCTCTGCTGGTGAATCAACAACGCTTCAATATTGCTGTCATCGTTCCCTGGGCGAACATGGCCATATTGCTGGTAGCTTTATTGAGCATAGCAGCCATAAAACAATTGGAGGAAAATAGCCGTAACAGTCAAAGGGTCCAACTATTAAAGAGTCACTTGCAACAGGTGGAGTTGCTATTAAAGGTCCTACAGAGCCAAAAGCACGAATACAGCCGGCATATTCAGGCTATACAGTCCCTGGTTTATTTAAAGCGCTATCAGGAAATCAAAGAATACATTGAAGGAATCGCTGAAGAATACTGGCATATGGAAGAAGTCCTTTATACTAGTCATCCGGTGCTTACCGGATTGCTAAACAGCAAACGCAGTTTTGCCGAATCCCAGGGTATAGAGTTGGCGGTAGCAGTGAAATGTGACCCGGCCGGGATACCCATCCCCCCCTGGGATTTATGCAGCATATTGGGCAACCTCCTGGATAATGCAATGGAAGCAGCCCTGGAGGACAAAGGCAAGCCCCGGGTAGCGATAGAATTCAAATATGAATTCCCCTATTATGTAATCTATATTCAAAATAACGGGGCCAGGATTTCCGCCGCTGAGAAACAACGGATATTCGAACCGGGCTATACCAATAAGGATTCTCCGGCCCGGGGTTATGGACTCTACCTGGTCAGCAGGCTGCTGGAGCGCTACCAGGGGACGATCGAAGTTACGAGCAAGGGACAAACCAGTATAATCGTAAGATTAGCTGATAAAGGCAGCAATACAGCTGCTGGTAAAAGCTATAGCAGCTTGGAGAGCTGGATGACCGGGGGTTGA
- a CDS encoding prohibitin family protein, whose amino-acid sequence MLEINLSKKHLKWGLSFLFLLLFLFFLRPLVAVPFGYVGIILEHGKVQKTVMGEGLHLRVPGYQEIVYLDCRVHSLEMQTLASSRDLQTVNAAISLYYHVDPSQAGELYQKEGISFEDNLITPIIQESLQTVSACYSSRELLAHYPQVVAQSSKIITRRLAESHIIVDKFNITSLVFTSPAILSQLLTNRDCSQNIGEFAPLDVSFL is encoded by the coding sequence TTGCTGGAAATAAATCTCTCTAAAAAGCATTTAAAATGGGGATTATCATTCCTCTTCCTGCTGTTATTCTTGTTTTTTCTGCGCCCACTGGTAGCTGTACCGTTCGGCTATGTCGGTATCATTCTCGAACATGGAAAGGTACAGAAAACAGTTATGGGAGAAGGCCTTCATTTGCGGGTTCCCGGATACCAGGAGATAGTCTATCTGGATTGCCGGGTTCATTCTTTGGAAATGCAAACTTTGGCCAGCAGCCGGGATCTGCAAACAGTAAACGCTGCCATCTCTCTGTACTACCATGTCGACCCTTCCCAAGCAGGGGAGCTTTATCAGAAGGAAGGCATATCCTTCGAGGATAACTTGATAACTCCTATCATACAGGAATCTTTACAAACAGTAAGCGCCTGCTACTCCAGTCGGGAATTACTTGCCCACTATCCGCAGGTGGTGGCGCAAAGTTCTAAAATAATTACCCGCAGACTGGCGGAATCCCATATCATTGTAGATAAATTCAATATCACGAGCCTGGTTTTCACTTCTCCAGCGATTCTTAGCCAGCTTCTAACTAACCGCGATTGCAGTCAAAATATTGGAGAATTTGCTCCACTTGATGTATCATTCTTGTAG
- a CDS encoding MOSC domain-containing protein gives MNGEVLAVNISEKRGEKKHDIGEAYLQADLGIEVDAHKGSWHRQVSLLSLSSFEKMRALGADVYYGDFAENISIGGLDVVTLPVGTRIRLGEALLEVTQIGKECHNNACAIKKQVGSCIMPVEGIFCRVLESGYVRTGDQVKVEDEFVV, from the coding sequence ATGAATGGAGAAGTTTTAGCAGTAAATATTTCGGAAAAACGAGGAGAAAAAAAACATGATATCGGTGAAGCCTACCTCCAGGCAGATTTGGGAATTGAGGTAGACGCCCATAAGGGAAGCTGGCATCGCCAGGTCAGCCTCTTATCTCTCTCCAGCTTTGAAAAAATGCGGGCCCTGGGTGCTGATGTATATTATGGCGATTTTGCAGAAAATATATCCATAGGTGGATTAGATGTGGTTACCTTACCTGTAGGTACCCGTATTAGATTGGGTGAAGCCCTATTGGAAGTTACTCAAATCGGTAAAGAGTGTCATAATAACGCTTGTGCTATAAAAAAACAGGTCGGCTCCTGTATCATGCCGGTAGAAGGTATATTTTGCCGCGTCCTGGAATCAGGATATGTAAGAACCGGAGACCAGGTTAAAGTCGAAGATGAATTCGTGGTATAG